Proteins from one Elgaria multicarinata webbii isolate HBS135686 ecotype San Diego chromosome 3, rElgMul1.1.pri, whole genome shotgun sequence genomic window:
- the LOC134394714 gene encoding myosin-1B isoform X3: protein MSSDAEMAVFGPAAPFLRKSEKERIEAQNKPFDAKSSVFVVDPKISFVKGTVQSKEAGKVTVKKEGGETVTVKDDQIFPMNPPKYDKIEDMAMMTHLHEPAVLYNLKERYAAWMIYTYSGLFCVTVNPYKWLPVYNPEVVNAYRGKKRQEAPPHIFSISDNAYQSMLTDRENQSILITGESGAGKTVNTKRVIQYFATIAATGDKKKDEAQQTGKLKGTLEDQIISANPLLEAFGNAKTVRNDNSSRFGKFIRIHFGATGKLSSADIETYLLEKSRVTFQLKAERSYHIFYQIMSNKKPELIEMLLITTNPYDFHFVSQGEITVASINDQEELMATDEAIDILGFNAEEKTAIYKLTGAVMHYGNMKFKQKQREEQAEPDGTEVADKAAYLMNLNSADLLKALCYPRVKVGNEYVTKGQTVQQVYNNVGALGKAVYEKMFLWMVVRINQQLDTKQARQYFIGVLDIAGFEIFDYNSLEQLCINFTNEKLQQFFNHHMFVLEQEEYKKEGIEWEFIDFGMDLAACIELIEKPMGIFSILEEECMFPKATDASFKNKLYDQHLGKSGNFQKPKPVKGKPEAHFALVHYAGTVDYNITGWLEKNKDPLNDTVVGLYQKSSMKTLAVLFADRPADAEGSGKKAAKKKGSSFQTVSALFRENLNKLMSNLRSTHPHFVRCIIPNETKTPGAMDHELVLHQLRCNGVLEGIRICRKGFPSRIIYADFKQRYKVLNASAIPEGQFIDSKKASEKLLGSIDVDHTQYKFGHTKVFFKAGLLGLLEEMRDDKLAHLITRTQAMCRGFLSRVEYQKMLERREAIFTIQYSVRSFMNVKHWPWMKLYFKIKPLLKSAESEKEMATMKEEFAKTKEELAKSEAKRKELEEKMVSLIQEKNDLQLQVQSEADGLADAEERCDQLIKTKIQLEAKIKELTERAEDEEEMNAELTAKKRKLEDECSELKKDIDDLELTLAKVEKEKHATENKVKNLTEEMAVLDETIAKLTKEKKALQEAHQQTLDDLQAEEDKVNTLTKAKTKLEQQVDDLEGSLEQEKKIRMDLERAKRKLEGDLKLSQESLMDLENDKQQLDEKLKKKDFEISQLQSKIEDEQALGIQLQKKIKELQARIEELEEEIEAERASRAKAEKQRADLSRELEEISERLEEAGGATVAQIEMNKKREAEFQKMRRDLEEATLQNEATTAALRKKHADSTAELGEQIDNLQRVKQKLEKEKSELKMEIDDLASNMESISKSKANLEKMCRTLEDQLSELKTKEEEHQRTINDLNAQRARLQTEAGEYSRQVDEKDTLISQLSRGKQAFTQQIEELKRQLEEEIKAKNALAHGLQSARHDCDLLREQYEEEQEAKAELQRALSKANSEVAQWRTKYETDAIQRTEELEEAKKKLAQRLQDAEEHVEAVNSKCASLEKTKQRLQNEVEDLMIDVERSNAACAALDKKQKNFDKILADWKQKYEETQSELEASQKESRSLSTELFKMKNAYEESLDHLETLKRENKNLQQEISDLTEQVAEGGKAIHELEKVKKQIEQEKCELQAALEEAEASLEHEEGKILRIQLELNQVKADIDRRIAEKDEEIDQLKRNHLRVVESMQSTLDAEIRSRNDALRLKKKMEGDLNEMEIQLSHANRVAAETLKNLRNTQGQLKDTQIHLDDALRSQEDLKEQLAMIERRANLMQAEIEELRAALEQTERGRKVAEQELLDASERVQLLHTQNTSLINTKKKLETDIAQIQSEVEETIQEARNAEEKAKKAITDAAMMAEELKKEQDTSAHLERMKKNLDQTVKDLQHRLDEAEQLALKGGKKQIQKLEARVRELETEFENEQKRSAEAIKGVRKYERRVKEMTYQAEEDRKNVLRLQDLVDKLQVKVKSYKRQAEEAEEQSNVNLSKFRKIQHELEEAEERADIAESQVNKLRVKTREVHKKVVVSEE from the exons ATGTCTTCGGACGCTGAGATGGCAGTTTTTGGGCCTGCTGCTCCTTTTCTCCGCAAGTCAGAAAAGGAGAGAATTGAGGCTCAGAATAAGCCCTTTGATGCCAAGTCATCAGTCTTTGTGGTGGATCCTAAGATCTCCTTTGTGAAAGGCACTGTCCAGAGCAAGGAAGCAGGCAAGGTCACAGTCAAGAAAGAAGGTGGAGAG ACTGTGACTGTTAAGGATGACCAAATCTTTCCTATGAACCCTCCCAAATATGATAAAATTGAGGATATGGCCATGATGACCCATCTCCATGAACCCGCTGTCCTGTATAACCTCAAAGAGCGTTACGCAGCCTGGATGATCTAT ACCTACTCAGGTCTCTTCTGTGTCACTGTCAATCCCTACAAGTGGCTGCCAGTGTACAACCCTGAGGTGGTTAATGCCTACAGGGGCAAAAAGCGTCAAGAGGCCCCTCCCCACATCTTCTCCATCTCTGACAATGCCTATCAGTCCATGTTAACTG atCGTGAGAATCAGTCAATCCTAATCAC TGGAGAATCTGGTGCAGGAAAGACTGTGAACACGAAACGTGTCATTCAGTACTTTGCAACAATTGCTGCCACTGGTGATAAGAAGAAGGACGAAGCACAGCAAACTGGCAAGCTAAAG GGGACACTTGAAGATCAAATCATCAGTGCCAACCCCTTGCTGGAGGCCTTTGGGAATGCCAAGACTGTGAGGAATGACAATTCTTCTCGCTTT ggtaaaTTCATCAGAATCCACTTTGGTGCTACAGGCAAACTGTCTTCTGCAGACATTGAGACAT ATCTGCTGGAAAAGTCCAGAGTTACTTTCCAGTTAAAAGCTGAAAGAAGCTACCACATCTTTTATCAGATCATGTCTAACAAGAAGCCAGAACTGATTG AGATGCTTCTGATTACTACCAACCCATACGATTTTCACTTTGTGAGTCAGGGTGAAATCACTGTTGCCAGCATCAACGATCAAGAGGAGCTGATGGCAACTGAT GAGGCCATTGACATCCTGGGCTTCAATGCTGAAGAAAAGACAGCCATTTACAAGCTGACAGGAGCTGTAATGCATTATGGGAACATGAAGTTCAAGCAGAAGCAGCGTGAGGAGCAGGCTGAACCAGATGGCACTGAAG TTGCTGACAAGGCTGCCTACCTCATGAACCTCAATTCAGCAGACCTGTTGAAAGCTCTGTGCTACCCTCGAGTCAAGGTCGGCAATGAGTATGTCACCAAAGGTCAAACTGTCCAGCAG GTATACAATAATGTAGGTGCTCTTGGAAAAGCCGTCTATGAAAAGATGTTCTTGTGGATGGTCGTTCGTATTAACCAGCAACTGGATACCAAGCAAGCCAGACAATATTTCATCGGTGTGCTGGACATTGCTGGTTTTGAGATATTTGAT TACAATAGCTTGGAGCAGCTCTGCATCAACTTCACTAATGAGAAACTGCAACAGTTTTTCAACCATCATATGTTTGTACTGGAGCAAGAAGAGTACAAGAAAGAGGGAATTGAATGGGAGTTCATTGATTTTGGGATGGACCTGGCTGCCTGCATAGAACTCATTGAGAAG CCCATGGGCATTTTCTCCATCCTGGAAGAAGAGTGCATGTTCCCCAAGGCAACAGACGCTTCTTTCAAGAACAAACTCTATGACCAGCATCTTGGCAAATCTGGCAATTTCCAGAAACCCAAGCCTGTCAAAGGCAAGCCTGAGGCTCACTTTGCCCTAGTGCACTATGCTGGCACTGTGGATTACAACATCACTGGCTGGCTGGAGAAGAACAAGGACCCCTTGAATGATACTGTGGTGGGGCTCTATCAGAAATCATCAATGAAGACTCTGGCTGTATTGTTTGCTGACCGCCCCGCAGATGCTG AAGGTTCTGGCAAGAAGGCTGCTAAGAAGAAGGGTTCTTCCTTCCAGACTGTGTCTGCTCTTTTCAGG GAGAACTTAAACAAACTGATGAGCAACCTGAGAAGCACTCACCCCCACTTTGTGCGCTGCATTATtccaaatgaaacaaaaacacctG gtgcaatGGATCATGAACTTGTACTGCATCAACTGAGATGTAATGGTGTGTTGGAAGGCATCCGTATTTGCAGAAAGGGATTCCCGAGTAGGATCATCTATGCTGATTTTAAACAGAG ATACAAGGTTTTAAATGCAAGTGCCATCCCAGAGGGTCAGTTCATTGATAGCAAGAAGGCTTCTGAGAAGCTTCTTGGATCCATTGATGTTGACCACACTCAGTATAAATTTGGTCACACCAAG GTGTTTTTCAAAGCTGGCCTTTTGGGTCTTCTAGAGGAGATGAGAGATGACAAGTTGGCTCACCTGATAACACGTACACAGGCTATGTGTCGTGGCTTCTTATCAAGGGTGGAGTACCAGAAAATGTTAGAAAGGAG AGAGGCCATCTTTACTATTCAGTACAGTGTTCGTTCATTCATGAATGTCAAACACTGGCCTTGGATGAAGTTGTATTTCAAGATCAAGCCTCTGCTAAAGAGTGCTGAGTCAGAAAAGGAGATGGCCACCATGAAAGAAGAGTTTGCAAAAACAAAGGAAGAACTTGCAAAATCAGAAGCAAAACGGAAGGAACTTGAAGAAAAAATGGTGTCTCTGATACAAGAGAAGAATGATTTGCAGCTCCAAGTCCAGTCT GAAGCTGATGGCTTGGCAGATGCTGAGGAGAGATGTGACCAGCTGATTAAAACCAAAATCCAGCTGGAAGCTAAAATTAAGGAGCTGACTGAACGggcagaagatgaagaagaaatgaATGCTGAGTTGACAGCCAAAAAGAGGAAACTGGAAGATGAATGCTCAGAACTGAAGAAAGACATTGATGATCTGGAGTTAACACTGGCCAAGGTTGAAAAGGAGAAGCATGCCACAGAAAACAAG GTGAAAAACCTCACTGAAGAGATGGCTGTTTTGGATGAGACTATTGCCAAACTGACCAAGGAAAAGAAAGCCCTCCAAGAGGCCCATCAGCAGACCTTGGATGACCTGCAGGCAGAGGAGGACAAAGTGAATACTCTGACCAAAGCAAAGACCAAGCTGGAGCAGCAAGTTGATGAT CTTGAAGGTTCTCTAGAGCAAGAAAAAAAGATTCGCATGGACCTTGAAAGAGCCAAGAGGAAGCTTGAAGGAGATCTAAAGCTGTCCCAGGAATCCTTAATGGATTTGGAAAACGATAAGCAGCAGCTGGATGAAAAGCTTAAGAA GAAAGACTTTGAAATCAGCCAGCTCCAAAGCAAAATTGAAGATGAGCAGGCCTTGGGCATCCAGCTTCAGAAGAAGATCAAAGAGTTACAG GCCCGTAttgaggagctggaggaagagATTGAGGCCGAGCGTGCATCTCGGGCCAAAGCAGAGAAACAGCGGGCTGATCTCTCCAGGGAACTTGAAGAGATCAGTGAGCGTCTGGAGGAAGCTGGTGGGGCAACAGTAGCTCAGATTGAGATGAACAAAAAACGTGAAGCAGAATTCCAGAAAATGCGTCGGGACCTGGAAGAAGCCACTCTGCAGAATGAGGCCACAACGGCTGCTCTCCGCAAGAAGCATGCTGACAGTACAGCTGAGCTTGGGGAACAAATTGATAATCTGCAGCGAGTGAAAcagaagctggaaaaggagaagAGTGAGCTCAAGATGGAGATTGATGACCTTGCTAGCAATATGGAATCTATCTCTAAATCCAAG GCCAATCTTGAAAAGATGTGCCGCACCCTAGAAGATCAGCTCAGTGAGCTTAAAACAAAGGAAGAGGAGCATCAGCGTACTATTAATGACTTGAATGCTCAAAGAGCTCGTCTACAGACTGAAGCAG GTGAATACTCACGACAGGTAGATGAAAAGGATACTTTGATCTCCCAACTCTCCAGAGGCAAGCAAGCTTTTACTCAACAAATAGAAGAACTGAAGAGACAACTTGAGGAAGAGATAAAG GCCAAGAACGCACTGGCTCATGGCTTGCAATCTGCTCGCCATGACTGTGACTTACTTCGAGAACAATATGAAGAGGAGCAGGAAGCCAAAGCTGAGCTTCAACGTGCCCTGTCCAAGGCAAACAGTGAAGTTGCCCAGTGGAGGACAAAATATGAGACTGATGCCATTCAGCGCACTGAGGAACTGGAGGAGGCCAA GAAAAAGCTTGCCCAGCGTCTGCAGGATGCGGAAGAACATGTGGAGGCTGTGAATTCCAAATGTGCTTCCCTTGAGAAGACAAAGCAGAGGTTGCAGAATGAAGTGGAGGACCTGATGATTGATGTGGAAAGGTCCAATGCAGCCTGTGCAGCTCTAGATAAGAAGCAGAAGAACTTCGATAAG ATTCTGGCAGACTGGAAGCAAAAATATGAGGAAACCCAGTCTGAACTGGAAGCTTCCCAGAAGGAGTCTCGTTCTCTCAGCACAGAACTCTTTAAGATGAAGAATGCCTATGAGGAATCCTTGGATCACCTGGAAACTCTGAAGCGCGAGAATAAGAACTTGCAGC AGGAGATTTCTGACCTCACGGAACAAGTTGCTGAGGGAGGCAAAGCTATCCATGAACTGGAGAAAGTGAAAAAGCAGATTGAGCAAGAGAAATGTGAACTCCAGGCTGCTCTAGAGGAAGCTGAG GCCTCACTGGAACATGAAGAAGGCAAAATCCTCCGCATCCAACTTGAGCTCAACCAGGTGAAGGCTGACATTGACAGGAGAATTGCAGAGAAGGATGAGGAAATTGATCAGCTGAAGAGGAACCACCTGAGAGTAGTAGAGTCCATGCAGAGCACACTGGATGCTGAGATCAGGAGCAGGAATGATGCCCTGCGGCTTAAGAAGAAGATGGAGGGAGATCTGAATGAAATGGAAATCCAGCTGAGCCACGCCAACCGCGTTGCAGCTGAGACATTAAAGAACCTCAGGAACACACAAGGCCAACtcaag gatACCCAGATACATTTGGATGATGCTTTGAGGAGCCAGGAAGATTTGAAGGAGCAATTGGCTATGATTGAGCGCAGAGCTAATCTGATGCAGGCTGAGATTGAGGAGCTCCGGGCAGCTCTGGAACAGACAGAAAGAGGCAGGAAAGTGGCTGAACAGGAGCTTCTGGATGCCAGTGAACGTGTGCAACTCCTCCACACACAG aacaCCAGCTTGATCAACACCAAGAAGAAGCTGGAAACAGATATTGCCCAAATCCAGAGTGAAGTGGAAGAAACTATTCAAGAAGCACGcaatgcagaagagaaggccaAGAAGGCCATTACTGAT GCTGCCATGATGGCAGAGGAGTTGAAGAAGGAACAAGATACCAGTGCACATCTGGAGAGGATGAAGAAGAACCTGGACCAGACTGTGAAGGACCTGCAACATCGTCTTGATGAGGCCGAGCAGCTGGCACTGAAAGGAGGGAAAAAACAAATCCAGAAACTGGAGGCCAGA GTTCGTGAGCTGGAAACTGAGTTCGAGAATGAACAGAAGCGCAGTGCAGAGGCTATCAAAGGTGTGCGGAAATATGAGAGAAGAGTAAAGGAAATGACCTATCAG GCTGAGGAAGACCGGAAGAATGTTCTCAGGCTTCAGGATCTGGTGGATAAACTACAGGTCAAAGTGAAATCATACAAGCGACAAGCTGAAGAGGCT